A genomic region of Candidatus Thermoplasmatota archaeon contains the following coding sequences:
- the rfbD gene encoding dTDP-4-dehydrorhamnose reductase: MKVLLTGGSGLFGRAFVKVIENKTSYDIRPIYSKNPIKSKNAVFLDITNKENVERIIKKLQPDVIVHAAAFTNVDKCEIEKEKAYNVNVAGTKNIAMASKEINAKMVYISTDYVFDGKKGLYKEEDGTNPINYYGLTKLGGEKAVQEICDDFVIARTSVVYGANKKNFATWVIEELKKGKEIRIVTDQWNSPTLNIDLAEQILALIEKDEKGIYHSAGGEKINRHDFVSKMAKIFSLDENLIIPATTKEMNWIAKRPMDSSLNVSKISKIKKPYKVRKALHLLEKEIQ, translated from the coding sequence ATGAAAGTATTGCTCACTGGTGGTAGCGGTTTATTTGGACGAGCATTTGTCAAAGTTATTGAGAATAAAACTTCGTATGATATCCGTCCTATTTACAGCAAAAATCCTATTAAGTCAAAAAATGCAGTATTTCTTGATATTACCAATAAAGAAAATGTCGAGAGAATTATTAAAAAACTACAACCAGATGTGATAGTTCATGCAGCAGCATTCACAAATGTGGACAAATGTGAAATTGAAAAAGAAAAAGCGTATAATGTGAATGTTGCAGGAACAAAAAATATTGCTATGGCATCGAAGGAAATTAACGCAAAAATGGTGTATATTTCCACAGATTATGTTTTTGATGGCAAAAAAGGGCTTTATAAAGAAGAAGATGGAACAAATCCCATCAATTATTACGGCTTGACAAAACTTGGAGGTGAAAAAGCAGTCCAAGAAATTTGTGATGATTTTGTAATTGCAAGAACATCTGTAGTCTATGGGGCAAATAAAAAAAATTTTGCAACTTGGGTTATAGAAGAATTGAAAAAAGGAAAAGAAATTAGGATTGTAACAGATCAATGGAATTCACCTACCTTGAATATAGATCTCGCGGAGCAAATATTGGCGTTAATTGAAAAAGACGAGAAAGGTATTTATCATTCCGCTGGAGGGGAGAAAATAAATAGACATGATTTTGTTTCGAAGATGGCTAAAATTTTTAGCCTTGATGAAAATCTTATCATTCCTGCAACAACTAAAGAAATGAACTGGATAGCCAAAAGACCGATGGATTCTTCTTTAAATGTATCAAAAATCTCAAAAATCAAAAAACCTTATAAGGTAAGAAAAGCTTTACATTTGCTTGAAAAGGAGATACAATGA
- a CDS encoding glucose-1-phosphate thymidylyltransferase codes for MKGLILSGGYGTRLRPLTYSQQKQLIPVGNKPVLFYAIEDLIESGIKDIGIIVGPNKEQVMETVKNKNWDAKIEFIYQSEPKGLAHAIIVAEKFLEKEPFVMYLGDNLLKEGIVEHVNKFLNGKEEASILLTDVPNPQEFGIAELNEKNEIVRLIEKPKDPPSNFAVIGIYLFRPAIFQAVKEIKPSWRNQLEIVDAIQWLIDHGYKVKSSFVKGWWKDTGKPEDIIHANRLILDEINETKNFGIVKEAKINGRAVIGENSIIEKGLIKGPVIIGNGCKITNSYIGPYTSIGNNCEIVNTEIEDSVIMDETKIVGIERIVESLIGKGVKIFKNNSFPKGHKLVIGDNSEVKI; via the coding sequence ATGAAGGGATTGATTTTATCGGGTGGGTATGGAACTAGGCTAAGACCTTTGACCTATTCTCAACAAAAACAGCTCATACCTGTAGGAAATAAGCCTGTTTTATTCTATGCCATAGAAGATTTGATTGAATCTGGAATAAAAGATATCGGTATAATAGTAGGCCCAAATAAAGAACAAGTCATGGAAACAGTGAAAAATAAAAATTGGGATGCAAAAATTGAATTTATTTACCAGTCTGAGCCAAAAGGATTGGCTCATGCAATAATAGTTGCAGAAAAATTTTTAGAAAAAGAGCCGTTTGTTATGTATCTCGGAGATAACTTACTAAAGGAGGGAATAGTTGAACATGTAAACAAATTTTTAAATGGAAAGGAAGAGGCAAGTATTTTGTTGACAGATGTACCAAACCCTCAAGAATTTGGGATAGCAGAATTGAATGAGAAAAATGAGATTGTAAGGCTTATAGAAAAGCCTAAAGATCCTCCCAGTAATTTTGCTGTTATCGGGATATATTTATTCAGACCTGCTATTTTCCAGGCAGTTAAAGAAATAAAACCTTCTTGGCGTAATCAACTGGAAATAGTTGATGCCATCCAATGGTTGATAGATCATGGTTATAAAGTAAAATCATCATTTGTGAAAGGGTGGTGGAAGGATACTGGAAAGCCGGAGGATATTATCCATGCCAACAGGCTAATTTTAGATGAAATCAATGAGACTAAAAATTTTGGAATAGTAAAGGAGGCAAAAATAAATGGCAGGGCAGTGATCGGTGAGAATAGTATAATAGAAAAAGGACTGATCAAGGGGCCAGTTATAATCGGAAATGGTTGTAAAATTACAAACTCCTACATTGGGCCATATACTAGCATAGGCAATAACTGCGAGATTGTTAATACAGAAATTGAAGATTCTGTAATAATGGATGAAACAAAAATAGTAGGAATAGAAAGAATTGTTGAATCTTTAATTGGCAAAGGAGTTAAAATTTTTAAGAACAATAGTTTTCCTAAAGGCCATAAATTGGTCATAGGCGATAATTCGGAGGTAAAGATATGA